From the genome of Colletotrichum destructivum chromosome 10, complete sequence, one region includes:
- a CDS encoding Putative cytochrome c oxidase, subunit VIa: MQRQLLAAAARATRAPATRSTVQRRFASTTDNAFIREREAAKHHAAGTTALWRKISIYACIPALGLAAANAYVLWNEHWEHWSHLPPLEERVEYSYQNIRTKNYQWGNGDKTIFWNDNVNYHNKDKA, from the exons ATGCAgcgccagctcctcgccgccgcggcgcgcGCCACCCGTGCCCCGGCCACCCGCTCCACCGTCCAGCGCCGCTTCGCCAGCACCACCGACAACGCCTTCATCAGGGAgcgcgaggccgccaagcaccacgccgccggcaccacTG CCCTTTGGCGCAAGATCTCCATTTA CGCCTGCATCcccgcccttggcctcgccgccgccaacgcctaCGTCCTCTGGAACGAGCACTGGGAGCACTGGAGCCACCTCCCCCCTCTGGAGGAGCGCGTCGAGTACTCGTACCAGAACATCCGCACCAAGAACTACCAATGGGGCAACGGTGACAAGACCATCTT CTGGAACGACAACGTCAACTACCacaacaaggacaaggccTAA